One segment of Elusimicrobiaceae bacterium DNA contains the following:
- a CDS encoding DUF2339 domain-containing protein: MTFLLFVAVVYLIAKSARIGDAEREISSLKNRISQLERYISLLSGKFAPAVSKTSSETAVRQEASAVGPGSAPPAGAAPGSVPAPVLRPHAEPGPIPGALEPDMPGPAPAKTVDWENFAGASLFAWLGGFALFLGLVFFVKYSIDAGYLSPLVRVALGLAGGTALVTGGAYIKDRGVKITSDTLCASGIAVLYASVYAAGSFYGFIGQGPEFLFMAIVSASAFFLSVHMNAQFVAILGLAGGFLTPLLLSAGEARTLALFSYIGLLDIALLALAARMRWPALVWLSGLGTLALEFSWYGRFFSVEQVWPAAAVFALFPALYAAMSFLRDNLRLKDDFAGASAPALAIAGVLAAWNMAGFNGLAGRPAPAFTLLMLVNITLCALSWREAGFYEPWRKIVSLLNFVTLLRWTIYSVTPETLPLALFFFVLFSILGGIFPLYMRARGKTQITYADGLAATLCLLPLLPLIFKCGTGSWLVWPAVAVIAAAGLAVAAALGAASLAVGGFALVLIVMLFWLFKMPLAGGGIGLMIMAAVMAGVFMGVGAGLKKLSGALDMPPDNPLFKHFSLLSVLPSFMLMFVAVFYFKPLAPHAAFGAALAVAVLLLAAARVYTKGEAAYMALIGSFLVQLAWHSVMETGMEPAGIAWHCLFLAVFLAYPYIARGRFSQMPAVWITAALAGCAQFLLVYGACKPLVPPLARGFVPAAFAVLYLAVALFEARGRGGDGFSRSRLAWSGGMTLFFITLIFPVQFDREWLTIAWGLEGAALVWLYARLPHPGLKRAAYILLAASFARLALNGSVLTYHIRQDVPVFNWYLYTYGLVAAACFIGAKLWPENEGELFATRPSPVLSGMGVILLFLLLNIEIADYFSAGSALTFEFSGNLVRDMVYTLGWGLFALGLLVAGLYKRSRAGRLAAVALMSATVLKLFFHDLWVLGQLYRVGAFVGLAVLLIVVSYLYQRFVRGNHETSVP, translated from the coding sequence ATGACTTTTCTATTATTTGTCGCGGTAGTGTATCTGATCGCCAAGTCCGCCAGGATAGGCGATGCCGAGCGTGAAATTTCATCGCTGAAAAACCGGATTTCGCAGCTGGAGCGGTATATCAGTCTGCTGTCCGGAAAATTCGCGCCAGCCGTTTCTAAAACATCTTCTGAAACCGCAGTTCGGCAGGAAGCGTCCGCTGTCGGGCCCGGCAGCGCGCCTCCGGCCGGCGCCGCGCCCGGATCCGTTCCCGCGCCGGTTTTGCGGCCGCACGCCGAACCCGGCCCGATACCGGGCGCGCTTGAGCCGGATATGCCCGGCCCGGCGCCCGCAAAAACGGTGGACTGGGAAAATTTCGCGGGCGCAAGCCTGTTCGCCTGGCTGGGCGGGTTCGCGCTGTTTCTGGGGCTGGTGTTTTTTGTCAAATATTCCATTGATGCGGGTTACCTCAGCCCGCTGGTGCGGGTGGCGCTGGGTCTTGCCGGCGGAACCGCGCTTGTGACCGGGGGAGCATATATTAAGGATCGCGGAGTGAAAATCACGTCCGACACGTTGTGCGCGAGCGGCATAGCCGTGCTGTACGCGTCCGTATACGCCGCCGGTTCGTTTTACGGTTTCATCGGGCAGGGGCCGGAGTTTTTATTCATGGCGATTGTTTCGGCGTCGGCGTTTTTCCTGTCGGTTCACATGAACGCGCAGTTTGTAGCCATACTGGGGCTGGCCGGCGGGTTTTTGACTCCGCTGCTGCTGTCTGCCGGAGAAGCCCGCACGCTGGCTTTATTCAGCTATATCGGTCTGCTCGATATAGCGCTGCTGGCGCTGGCGGCGCGGATGCGGTGGCCGGCGCTGGTCTGGCTTTCGGGCCTGGGTACGCTGGCGCTTGAGTTTTCGTGGTATGGCAGGTTCTTTTCGGTTGAACAGGTCTGGCCCGCGGCGGCGGTGTTCGCGCTGTTTCCCGCGCTATATGCCGCAATGTCGTTTTTAAGGGACAATCTCCGCCTGAAAGATGATTTCGCCGGGGCTTCCGCTCCGGCGCTGGCAATAGCGGGAGTGCTGGCCGCATGGAATATGGCGGGGTTTAACGGACTGGCGGGCCGCCCTGCGCCGGCATTTACGCTGCTCATGCTGGTAAATATCACGCTCTGCGCGCTTTCCTGGCGCGAGGCCGGATTTTACGAGCCGTGGCGCAAGATCGTCAGTCTTTTGAATTTTGTCACGCTGCTGCGCTGGACAATTTATTCCGTCACCCCGGAAACATTGCCGCTGGCGCTGTTTTTCTTCGTGCTGTTTTCCATTCTGGGCGGAATATTTCCGCTTTATATGAGAGCGCGTGGCAAGACGCAAATAACTTATGCCGACGGGCTGGCGGCGACGCTGTGCCTTCTGCCGTTGCTGCCGCTGATTTTTAAATGCGGGACAGGCTCGTGGCTGGTATGGCCCGCTGTTGCGGTTATCGCCGCCGCCGGGCTGGCGGTGGCGGCGGCGCTGGGCGCGGCGAGTCTTGCGGTCGGAGGCTTCGCGCTGGTGCTGATTGTGATGCTTTTCTGGCTGTTTAAAATGCCGCTTGCGGGCGGCGGCATCGGCCTGATGATAATGGCGGCTGTTATGGCGGGCGTGTTCATGGGGGTGGGCGCGGGGCTGAAAAAACTGTCGGGCGCGCTGGACATGCCGCCGGACAACCCGCTGTTCAAACATTTTTCGCTGCTGTCCGTGCTGCCTTCGTTCATGCTGATGTTCGTTGCGGTGTTTTATTTCAAGCCGCTGGCGCCTCATGCGGCGTTCGGGGCGGCGCTTGCCGTCGCGGTTTTGCTGCTGGCTGCCGCGCGCGTTTATACAAAGGGCGAGGCCGCCTATATGGCGCTGATCGGTTCGTTTCTGGTGCAACTGGCGTGGCATTCCGTTATGGAAACCGGGATGGAGCCGGCCGGCATCGCGTGGCACTGCCTGTTTCTGGCGGTTTTTCTGGCGTATCCGTATATAGCGCGGGGCAGGTTTTCGCAAATGCCGGCCGTATGGATCACCGCCGCGCTGGCGGGCTGCGCGCAGTTTCTGCTTGTTTACGGCGCGTGCAAGCCGTTGGTGCCGCCGCTGGCGCGCGGGTTTGTGCCGGCGGCGTTTGCCGTGCTGTATCTGGCGGTTGCGCTGTTTGAGGCGCGCGGACGGGGAGGCGACGGGTTCAGTCGTTCCCGGCTGGCCTGGTCCGGTGGAATGACGCTGTTTTTCATAACGCTGATTTTCCCGGTCCAGTTTGACCGGGAGTGGCTGACCATAGCCTGGGGCCTTGAGGGCGCGGCGCTTGTGTGGCTGTATGCCCGGCTGCCGCATCCGGGCCTTAAGCGGGCGGCGTATATTCTGCTTGCCGCAAGTTTCGCCCGGCTGGCTTTGAACGGGTCGGTGCTGACTTATCATATCCGGCAGGACGTGCCGGTTTTCAACTGGTATCTGTATACTTACGGGCTGGTTGCGGCGGCCTGTTTTATCGGCGCGAAACTCTGGCCTGAAAACGAGGGAGAGCTTTTTGCCACCAGACCCTCTCCGGTGCTTTCCGGCATGGGCGTTATTCTGCTGTTCCTGCTTCTGAATATCGAAATAGCGGATTATTTCAGCGCCGGTTCCGCTCTCACGTTCGAGTTTTCGGGCAATCTTGTGCGGGATATGGTGTACACGCTCGGCTGGGGTCTGTTCGCGCTGGGCCTGCTGGTGGCGGGACTGTACAAAAGATCCCGGGCAGGCAGGCTTGCCGCCGTCGCGCTTATGTCGGCGACCGTGCTGAAACTGTTTTTCCATGACCTGTGGGTTTTGGGCCAACTGTACCGGGTAGGCGCGTTTGTGGGGCTGGCTGTTCTGCTGATAGTGGTTTCCTATCTTTATCAGAGATTCGTGCGAGGCAATCATGAAACATCCGTTCCTTAG